A single genomic interval of Myxocyprinus asiaticus isolate MX2 ecotype Aquarium Trade chromosome 19, UBuf_Myxa_2, whole genome shotgun sequence harbors:
- the LOC127456668 gene encoding uncharacterized protein LOC127456668: protein MEYSQFAEVLKSLAGLHHTHHQALLELRQDQDRRFHEILQVQAEDRHVIQSLLSQEKAPAETPDTAAPAALMKMGAEDDPEAFLDIFERTAEIWGWPRAQWAATLIPLLSGEAQLAAQQLPAASLLVYDDLRKTILQWVGRSPEQYRQLFRSMKLEGSGRPFAFIQRLRDACQKWLPAEDCDVEGVIDQVVLEQLIHRLPKGMAEWVQYHRPVSLEEAVQLAEDHLSAYQRAEEPSHSLSPPPMFSPISPPSTLLSPNSPSQYPGGVESRCRSRFPIRGGLFPSRGLHCLIALPLRWMYPPAQVWA from the coding sequence ATGGAGTACTCGCAGTTTGCCgaagtcctcaagtccctcgccggtCTGCACCACACCCAccatcaggccctgcttgagctacgccAAGACCAAGATCGTCGCTTCCATGAGATCCTCCAAgttcaagcagaggaccggcatgtgatccagagcctcctcagccaggagaaagccccggccgaGACCCCGGACACAGCAGCCCCGGCCGCTctcatgaagatgggggcagAGGATGATCCAGAGGCCTTCTTGGATATTTTTGAGCGGAcagccgagatctggggctggccgcgtgcTCAGTGGGCGGCCACGCTCATTCCCttgttgtctggggaagcccaactcgcggcacaacaactgccggcggcaaGCCTCCTGGTTTATGACGACCTGAGGAAGACCATCTTGCAGTGGGTTGGCCGCAGCCCTGAGCAGTACAGACAGCTTTTCCGCTCGATGAAGTTGGAGGGTAGCGGTCGACCATTTGCCTTCATCCAACGGCTCCGGGACGCCTGCCAGAAGTGGCTGCCGGCGGAGGACTGTGACGTCGAGGGAGtgatcgaccaggtggtgctggagcagctgatccatCGGCTACCAAaaggaatggcggagtgggtccagtaccACCGCCCGGTGTCACTGGAGGAGGCTGTccaactggcggaggaccatttgtCGGCataccagagggcggaagagccctcccactctctctcccctccccctatgTTTTCCCCGATCTCCCCCCCGtccactctgctctctcccaacAGCCCATCCCAGTACCCCGGAGGTGTGGAATCCCGCTGCCGAAGCCGGTTCCCCATTCGTGGGGGTTTGTTCCCCTCCAGGGGACTTCATTGCCTCattgctctccccctcaggtggatgtaccCGCCGGCACAGGTGTGGGCGTag